From the genome of Amylibacter sp. IMCC11727:
TTGGTGGGTTCATCGCCAATGCTGTGCGCAAAGGGGTTGTGCGCCAATGTATCGGCCAAGGCATGGGACGCCATTCAGAAGAAGAACAAGTGGCGCGTGTGGAAAAGGATATTGCAGCGTTTTCGGTGTTGTTGGGGGATAAGCCGTTTTTGCATGGGGATGCGCCGACGGGCGCGGATGCCAGCGTGGTGCCGATGTTGCGGGCGATGGCGGCGTTTCCAAAGCAAAACAGCCTGAGCGATTTGGTGCTGAAAGACCCAGTGCTGATGGCCTATATCGCGCGGGGCAAAGAGACGATGTATCCGTCATGAAACCAGAGATTAAACGTGCGTTTGATGCGGTTGAAGCGCCAGAGCGGGAAACGTTATTGGCGGCGCGGGATCTGATTTTCGATTGCGCGGGGGACATCGCGGTTGAGGAGTGTTTGAAGTGGGGGCAGCCGTCGTATGTTGCGCCCAAGGGTTCAACGCTGCGGTTGGGGGTGACCAAGGCAGGGCAGGCGGCGATTTATGCCCATTGTCAAAGTTCGATTGTGTCGGATTTTGCCGCGCAATTTGGAGCGGATTTTGAGATTGAGGGCAACCGTGCCGTGATGTTGGGGGATTTCACGCCAGAGGATCAGGACAAGCTGCGTGCCCTGATCCGTCATGGACTTACCTACAAAGTTAAATCGTAGACTTCAGCTTTTCCATCAGGCCATCGACCGCGTTTTGATAGCTTTCTTCTTTGAGCGAGCCATCATCGTTGAATGCTGCGTAGCTGGCCGCGACCGCCACAAGGGGGCCGTGCAGCAGACGGGGCTGAAATGCGGTGAGGCAGAGGCGCAGAGAGTTGAGCGCCATAACGCCGCCTGCACGACCCGCAGTTGCGGACATGATTGCGACAGGTTTGTCGCCCATTGGCATGGGTTTGATGCGGCTGATCCAATCGAGCGCATTTTTCAGAACACCCGACAGGTTGCCGTTGTATTCGGGCGTAGAAATAAGGATCGCATCCGCGCCTTGTACCTGATCGTAGAGCGTTTGAACCGCGGCAGGGATGCCTTCGTTTTCTTCGATGTCACCATCGTAGAGAGGCAAGTTCAGGTCTGCGAGCGTGTAGTCGCCCCCGAAGGATTTCGCAGCAGCGGCAAGCAAAAATGTGTTGTGGCTGTTTTTGCGAAGGGAGCCAGAAATACCAAGAAGTTTTGTCATGAGATGTGCCTTTGAATGTTGAAGTTGTAACAAAGCTAGGCCGAATGTTGGCGACTTCCAAGGCAATCCGTGCCGAACAAACTGTTCGTTTGCGTATACGCAATTTTAAACTTCGGGAGTGTAACGTGCCTTATTGCCACAAAAATCGGCTTTTTGTTTCCAAATCGCGCACAATCGTTGTGAAACAGGCTGTGGGTGCGTATGGTTCTGGAAAAACAACAAACGGCACGCGGATCAAGCGTGCAAAGTAAATCGAGGGTAGTGACGTGGCAGGCAAAGAGTATCAAATCGCAGCGTTGTGGATGGAAGGAAGCCTGAGCTTTCTGGAGCAGTTGTGTCTGAAATCCTTTGTGGATGCGGGGCACCATGTGAAGCTGTATCACTATGGCCCATTGCAAAACGTGCCAGATGGGATGGAATTGGCAGATGCGTCTGTGGTTTTGCCGCGAACGGATTTTCTGGCCCATGCGCGCACAGGCTCCCCTGCGCTGCATTCTGACTTGTTCCGCTATAAAATGCTGGAACAGGAGAAAGACACGATTTGGGCGGATACGGATGCCTATTGCATGAAGAAATTTGAAACGCCGAACGGGCATTTCTATGGCTGGGAATCCGAAAAGCACATCAATGGTGGGGTTTTGGGTCTGCCGTCTGATTGTGACACATTGGGGGAGTTGCTGGAGTTCACATCCGATGAATTCGCGATCCCGACGTGGTACGGCGATGAATACACGCGCGAGTTGGAAGAAAAGCGGGATGCAGGAGACCCCGTTCATGCGTCCGAGCAGCCCTGGGGTGTTTGGGGGCCACATGCGGTGACGCATTTCCTGCACAAAACGGGCGAGGCGAAATACGCCCTGCCGCAAGAGGGTTTGTATCCTGTCACCTACAAAGATCGCCGCAACATGTTGAAGCGGAATTTCGACATGACGCCGTATATCACGGAAAACACGTTTTCTGTGCATTTGTACGGCCGCCGTATGCGAGCGCGTTTGGTTGAGAAAGAGGGCGGTGCGCCCCATCCCAAGAGCCTGTTGGGGCAGTTGATTAAGAAGCACGACATTGACCCAGAGGCAGCCCCGTTGCCCCCGTCACGGGCGCAGAAAGCGGCCGCCGAGGGCCGCGTTGAAGAAAAGACGCCAAAGGTAAAGGTGCCAAAGGCGGCCAAGTCGAAGCCTGTGATCACGGTGCCCAAAGTTGCGCCGATTGATCAATCGGAACGGGCGGGCATTGGACTAGTGAACCTGACCGATATTGCGGACAAGTATGAGGTGGATAAGGGCAGCAAGCGGCATCGGTATACGGACATGTATCAGATGCTGTTTTCACCCCTGCGCACCCGCAAATTGAATGTGATGGAAATGGGCCTGCAAGATGGTGGGCCAGAGCATGAGTTCCCAGTGAATCGCAAAACCACGGATGCGCCGAGCATTCGCATGTGGCTGGAGTATTTCCCAAAAGCCGAGGTTTTTGGTTTGGATGTGTGCGATTTCAGCTGGTTGAAAGAGGATCGGTTCACGTTTGTGCAGTGTGATATGGACGCGCGTGAAAACATCGCGACCGCCGCAAAAGACCTGCCAAAGATGGATATCATCGTGGATGACGCGAGCCACGCATCGCATCATCAGCAAAACGCGTTTTTGGAGTTGTTTCCAAAGATGGCATCTGGCGGGATTTATGCGATTGAGAGCCTGCGCTGGCAGCCAAAGCATATGGAGACCAAAGGGTTCACCAAGACCGCCGATCTGTTTTATGGATATCAGAAAGACGGTGCCTTTTCCCATTCTGACAAAGAGATCGAAGCAGAGCTGAACGGCCTGCGCAAACATATCTCGGGGTGTTTCATGTATCAGGTGGGATATGACAAATCCCGCAAAGATCAGTTCATGGTTATCCAGAAACGATAAACGGTATGGCGTCCGACACGGAGCACATGGAAGACGAGCCGCTGGAGCGGGAAGTTGAAACAGGGATTATCCCTGATTGGTATCGTGACATTTATCCTGACGGTGAGCGGGATGGGTTTTACGAAAAGATCGGCGCGCATTCGTTGTGCTATGTGGAGCGCAATCTGAGCCAGTTGGTGATCACGTTTGATAACCTTGCCGAGGCAGGGCACGAAGGGTACGATCGCGAGGCCTGGGCATCAGGGTTTTGCAATTACAACAACTGGTCCCACATGGGGATTTTCGCGCAAGGGCCCACGTGGTTTCGCGATGAACGATTGATCCGCCGATTGGAAAAGCTGCGTGACGATGGGTTTTTTGAGCAATTCGGCTATGTCGCGTTGGCAGGGGCATCTATGGGCGGGTTCGCCGCCATGGTGTTTAGCGCGTTGATACCAGAAGCCACCGTGATTGCGTTTAGCCCCCAGACGAGCCTGAGCCGAGACATTGTGCCGTGGGAAACGCGATTCAGAAAAGGACACGGAGCGGATTGGACATTGCCCTATTCCGATGCGGTGCCCTGTATTGAAAGCGCCAACAAGGTTTACATCGTGTATGACCAGTTCGAAAAGCTGGACAATGAACATGCCAAGCGGTTGTCAGGGGACAATGTGATCCATCTGCGTGCCCCTGCGTTTGGGCATCGTACATCGCTGTTTTTACGCCGATTGGATGTGTTGAAACCTGTGATGGGCGAAGGTGTTCTGGGGACGTTGGATGCAGCACGGTTTAGCGAGATGATCCGTGATCGGGGCAAAATCTGGCTGTATCGCACGGTGATGGAGCATCATCTGTTGCAACGGGGTTTAGACGATTGGGTGCCGATTATGCAGGACGCATTCAAGCACCGCCGTTGGAAGATTAAGCAGGCGGAAAAACGGGCCGAGCGCCGTGCGGAGAAACGCGCATGATTTTAGGTGTGACCTGTTTGCGCAATGAAGGGCCGTATGTGGTTGATTGGATCGCGCATCATTTGGCGGCTGGGTTTGATCACATGCTGGTGCTGACCCACGATTGCGATGATGGCAGTGCGGAATTGCTCAATGCGCTGAGCGCGGATGATCGCATCACGCATCTGCCGTTTGAATTTAACGCAGACAAAACCGTGCAGTGGCAGGCGTTGAATATCGCCAAGAAACATCCGTTGGTGAAGGATGCGGAATGGGTGATGTTTTTCGATTGTGATGAATACATGAACCTGCCCGAAGGGAACGTGAAAACGCTGGTGGCCAGTATGCCGGAGGCGGAGGCGATTGCCTTTCCGTGGCGATTGTTTGGGGCAGCGGGGCAAGAGGTGTATGACACTGCGCCAGTAACGGAGCGGTTTCGCATGTGCGCGCCCCATGGGATGAATTATCCATTGTCGTGCCTGTTTAAGACGTTGTTTAAACCATCAGCGTTTCGCCAAATGGGGGTGCATCGTCCGCGCAACAAAAAAGATCAGGTGGCGGTTTGGTATGCGTCGAACGGGCAAAAGCTGCCCGATCAAATTGTGCAGCAGGATAAGGCGATTTCGCTGATGAATGCGGTGCGGTTTGATGAAGACATGGCGTATATGAACCATTATTCGGTGCGGTCTGCGCAAGAGTTCATGCTGAAATCTGTGCGCGGTTTGCCCAACCACATGGATCGCAGAATTGATCTGTCCTACTGGGCGGAGCGGAATTTCAACGTGGTCGAAGACACGGCGATTGATCGAATGGCAGATGCCACAGTTGTGGTCCGTGGTGAATTGTTGGCGCTGCCTGATGTGGACATTCTGCATACGGGCAGTTGTGAAGAGCATAAACGGCGGATTGCTGTGATGCTGGACGATCTTGAAAATGTGCGTCTGATCTGGCGGTTGGGATTGCTGGCAAGCAGCACGCCGCCACCGATGGATCGGGCCATGCGGTATATCAAAACTCAGATTCGGATGAAAAAATACAATGGCTAAGTCTGAGAAAAACGAATTACATCGCCGCCATATGAATGTGGTTGAGGCCGAGGGGATTGTCCTGTTGGACGCTGTTTCGGTGGTGCGGGATGACAAACGGATTGTGCATCTGTTTTTCCATTCTGATGCAGATACGTTGCGGGTGTTTCCCGGCAAAGATTTGTCGGTATTGGAAACGCGCAGCATTGGCGGGGCCACGTGGTGGACGTGTGAAACCTCTAAGTTGGAGGGGCCGCTGAAGATGGTGTTTGAGGACACCGCAGTCAAGATTGATCCTAATGTGGCCGAGTTGGACCTGTTTGCAGGCAAGAATTGTTTCGTGTCTGTGCGCAGTGGTGAAAGTGCCGAGGTGGTTCTGAGTTGGCTTGACTACCACATCCAGCATCATGATTTGCAGGGCGCGGTGATTTTGGATCGTGCGGAGCCAGGCACGGACAAGGGATTTATGCGCCGATTGCGCAAGGGTTTGAACAAATTGTCTGGTCCGTGTGAGGTGGTGTTGCTGAATGCGGAAACACCATTGGGGGATCCGAAACTGCCCCCCGAAGCGCACCCGTTTAATGCCCCTGATGCGCCGGGCAAAGACCGCATGGATATCCCTGACCCTGATGCTTGGGCATCGCCGATTTCACAGGTGATGATTTACGAGTTGATCCGCAATCGGTTCCTTGGGACCGCGCGCGCCGTGGCGAATATTGATGTGTATGATCTGATGATCGAAGGCCATGACACCAGCCTGTTTGATGCGGCGGTGGCCGCGGATACTGGGTTGATCCCGCTGGGTGGGCGGCATGTGTATCCGTGGCGCACGCGCAAAAATCGCCCTGCGGAATTTGGCGATCATATCTGTGTTCAGTTTGATGTGAAAAAAATGAAGGCGCGGTGGTGTATTGCGCCTGATGTGGCATCGGACGCGGCTATTTGGCGGCTGATCCGTGTGGGCAATGTGAATGCAAATGTGGATGATGCGCGGCTGTTTTATCGGTTCATGTCGTTGCGTCACCCCACGCCATCTGTGTCCAAGATCGTGCCAAAATCGAGCCTAGTGGAACATAAGCCGCTGATTGAATTGGCGCAAAAACGGTTTGGCGAAAAACCCGTGCGCATGCCTGTGATCAAGGCGGATTTAGACAACGGGCGCGGGCGTGCCTGTATCATGACCTGTATGAAAAACGAGGGGCCGTTCATTTTGGAATGGGTCGCGTATCACAAGGCAATCGGGTTCGACGATTTCATCGTTTACACAAACGACTGCACCGATGGCACGGATACGCTGTTGGATAAACTGCAGGAACGGGGGATTTTGCAGCATCGGGACAATCCGTACCGCGACGTAGATATGAAACCACAACATGCTGCCATGCACGCCGTTGACGACGAAGAGATCGTGCAAAAAGCCAGTTGGGTGGTGAACATGGATGTGGATGAATTCGTCAACATCAAGTGTGGGGATGGAACGCTTGATGCGTTGTTTGCAGCCGTGCCAGAAGCCAATATGTTTGCGATGACGTGGCGGTTGTTTGGCAATGGCGATGTGGAAGAATACAAAGACGAGTTGTTGGTGAAACAACTGACCCGCTGTGCGCCAGAGTTTGCCAATAAACCGCATCAAGCGTGGGGGTTTAAAACCCTGTACCAGAACAACGGGTTTTTCAAAAAGATGGGGGTGCATCGCCCCAAAGGATTGAACCCGCAATTGTGGGAGCAAATCCACTGGGTCAATGGATCGGGTGTGAAACTGCCCAAGGAAATTTACCGCAATG
Proteins encoded in this window:
- a CDS encoding DUF1801 domain-containing protein, whose translation is MKPEIKRAFDAVEAPERETLLAARDLIFDCAGDIAVEECLKWGQPSYVAPKGSTLRLGVTKAGQAAIYAHCQSSIVSDFAAQFGADFEIEGNRAVMLGDFTPEDQDKLRALIRHGLTYKVKS
- a CDS encoding NAD(P)H-dependent oxidoreductase, which gives rise to MTKLLGISGSLRKNSHNTFLLAAAAKSFGGDYTLADLNLPLYDGDIEENEGIPAAVQTLYDQVQGADAILISTPEYNGNLSGVLKNALDWISRIKPMPMGDKPVAIMSATAGRAGGVMALNSLRLCLTAFQPRLLHGPLVAVAASYAAFNDDGSLKEESYQNAVDGLMEKLKSTI
- a CDS encoding glycosyltransferase family 2 protein; its protein translation is MILGVTCLRNEGPYVVDWIAHHLAAGFDHMLVLTHDCDDGSAELLNALSADDRITHLPFEFNADKTVQWQALNIAKKHPLVKDAEWVMFFDCDEYMNLPEGNVKTLVASMPEAEAIAFPWRLFGAAGQEVYDTAPVTERFRMCAPHGMNYPLSCLFKTLFKPSAFRQMGVHRPRNKKDQVAVWYASNGQKLPDQIVQQDKAISLMNAVRFDEDMAYMNHYSVRSAQEFMLKSVRGLPNHMDRRIDLSYWAERNFNVVEDTAIDRMADATVVVRGELLALPDVDILHTGSCEEHKRRIAVMLDDLENVRLIWRLGLLASSTPPPMDRAMRYIKTQIRMKKYNG
- a CDS encoding glycosyltransferase family 2 protein, translated to MAKSEKNELHRRHMNVVEAEGIVLLDAVSVVRDDKRIVHLFFHSDADTLRVFPGKDLSVLETRSIGGATWWTCETSKLEGPLKMVFEDTAVKIDPNVAELDLFAGKNCFVSVRSGESAEVVLSWLDYHIQHHDLQGAVILDRAEPGTDKGFMRRLRKGLNKLSGPCEVVLLNAETPLGDPKLPPEAHPFNAPDAPGKDRMDIPDPDAWASPISQVMIYELIRNRFLGTARAVANIDVYDLMIEGHDTSLFDAAVAADTGLIPLGGRHVYPWRTRKNRPAEFGDHICVQFDVKKMKARWCIAPDVASDAAIWRLIRVGNVNANVDDARLFYRFMSLRHPTPSVSKIVPKSSLVEHKPLIELAQKRFGEKPVRMPVIKADLDNGRGRACIMTCMKNEGPFILEWVAYHKAIGFDDFIVYTNDCTDGTDTLLDKLQERGILQHRDNPYRDVDMKPQHAAMHAVDDEEIVQKASWVVNMDVDEFVNIKCGDGTLDALFAAVPEANMFAMTWRLFGNGDVEEYKDELLVKQLTRCAPEFANKPHQAWGFKTLYQNNGFFKKMGVHRPKGLNPQLWEQIHWVNGSGVKLPKEIYRNAWRSTTQTYGYDLVQLNHYAVRSAESFLVKRDRGRVNHVDRDQGLAYWFRMNNNAEEETSIQRMIPKLQAELDKLMADEEIAAIHHEAVRRHRAKIDELRATEKYTAFYADLIGPRLRKLSRLHSHFGSNVFLSGPDVIPDEVVDQDPASDFFFTVEKGETNH